A genome region from Equus caballus isolate H_3958 breed thoroughbred chromosome 19, TB-T2T, whole genome shotgun sequence includes the following:
- the LOC100629865 gene encoding DNA-directed RNA polymerases I, II, and III subunit RPABC5 codes for MSLENCGMWPMIGQPVELASTAIIILVRCFTCGTIICNKLEACLGLLQAQYIKGAALDALGPKCICSHCMLLAHVHLTEWLLNYAPLEK; via the coding sequence ATGAGTCTGGAGAATTGTGGAATGTGGCCGATGATTGGACAGCCCGTAGAACTGGCCAGCACTGCCATCATCATCCTGGTGCGCTGCTTCACTTGTGGCACGATCATCTGCAACAAGTTGGAGgcctgcctggggctgctgcaGGCTCAGTACATCAAGGGGGCTGCCCTGGATGCGCTGGGCCCAAAGTGCATCTGCAGCCATTGCATGCTGCTGGCCCATGTGCACTTGACTGAATGGCTGCTCAATTATGCGCCCCTGGAGAAGTGA